Proteins encoded within one genomic window of Nitrospina gracilis 3/211:
- a CDS encoding Lcl C-terminal domain-containing protein has product MRSGFLLTLLLILWTGLMGSVATAADAPRFQKNGNGTVLDKQTGLMWQAKDSYHELKEGMNWYDALEYVNKKNADKFAGYNDWRLPTMDELNALWDARRPLSSKDGEPIGLPEAFEGGGSYYLWSRDERNLDHAWYFGLGQNEDYFNLKDLGDLDQGVRMVREHKP; this is encoded by the coding sequence ATGCGTTCAGGTTTCTTGCTCACGCTCCTGCTGATACTGTGGACAGGTTTGATGGGGTCTGTTGCTACGGCAGCGGATGCCCCGCGATTCCAGAAAAACGGAAACGGAACGGTGCTGGATAAGCAGACGGGTCTGATGTGGCAGGCGAAGGATTCCTACCACGAATTGAAAGAGGGCATGAACTGGTACGATGCCCTGGAATACGTCAATAAGAAAAACGCCGATAAATTCGCCGGGTACAACGACTGGCGTCTGCCCACAATGGATGAACTCAACGCATTGTGGGATGCACGGCGGCCTTTGAGCAGCAAGGACGGAGAACCCATCGGGCTTCCGGAGGCGTTTGAAGGTGGGGGCAGTTATTATTTGTGGAGCCGGGACGAACGCAATCTGGATCATGCCTGGTACTTCGGGCTGGGACAGAATGAGGACTATTTCAACCTCAAGGACCTGGGCGACCTGGACCAGGGGGTGCGGATGGTCCGCGAGCACAAACCATGA
- a CDS encoding c-type cytochrome: MKTFFKGGTGLWNTLAALGVLAAFLVFVTPAGVFSHGEQKHEHDLENLPDKPEGMIQFEGEGKDTPTPGSEYMEPASKGDMKMDHGGHDMGMDHGGHDMGHDMGHGGHDMGHDMHGGGQKDPFLTRGEHDLSNIQQPQTKSQALLARGRNIYLHMCVFCHGKDGNGGGEAVDYLYPWPRDFRKGIFKFRSTPTGTLPRDEGLYRTIIKGVPNTSMPAWEAALSPQDTWALVNMIKSF; the protein is encoded by the coding sequence ATGAAAACTTTTTTCAAGGGTGGAACGGGGTTGTGGAACACGCTTGCGGCATTGGGCGTCCTCGCCGCATTTCTCGTTTTCGTCACCCCTGCGGGCGTGTTCTCACATGGCGAACAGAAACACGAACACGATCTGGAAAACCTGCCGGACAAACCGGAGGGAATGATCCAGTTTGAAGGTGAAGGCAAGGACACCCCCACGCCTGGATCGGAATACATGGAACCGGCCTCCAAGGGCGACATGAAGATGGATCACGGCGGCCACGACATGGGTATGGATCATGGCGGCCATGATATGGGACACGATATGGGCCACGGCGGTCATGACATGGGTCACGACATGCATGGTGGCGGACAAAAGGACCCGTTCCTCACCCGCGGTGAGCATGACCTGTCCAACATCCAGCAACCGCAGACGAAAAGCCAGGCTCTGCTGGCGCGGGGTCGCAACATCTACCTGCATATGTGTGTGTTCTGCCACGGCAAGGATGGAAACGGCGGCGGCGAAGCGGTGGATTACCTTTATCCCTGGCCGCGCGATTTCCGCAAAGGCATCTTCAAATTCCGCTCGACGCCCACCGGCACCCTGCCGCGCGATGAAGGCCTGTACCGCACCATCATCAAGGGCGTGCCCAACACCTCCATGCCCGCCTGGGAAGCGGCGTTGTCTCCACAGGACACCTGGGCCCTGGTCAACATGATCAAGAGTTTT
- a CDS encoding ethylbenzene dehydrogenase-related protein → DRFRKEPPGPQIDIPKPPEPTAGMIARGKELFDEHKCDDCHGMSLKGDGKLAGSLKDAWKHAVFVHDISNPNYLKSGRRPEDLFRTLSTGLDGTPMNSYAHLPEEDRWALVHFIRSKFTKEFEKGEFETDVYSFYVPYELDTDPESPVWEQAKTTNIVLRPLSARRDAVEVIRFQSVNNGKQLAIRLRWKDTTKDGFVENRGDVFRDGGAVQLALGDVTLHTHGHNEPFFGMGNRGKPVNIWHWKAGLEETLEATEDSEYSTGGVDMDALIFGGTMTNPVVKLGTTQQNTVEELNGEGFGTLTPQPKDQQNVLGYGVWEDGEWSVVFLRDMETAGKWDANLNKEEPILVAFAVWDGKKEDRNGRKVVSVWQRLNVLKENATQQGG, encoded by the coding sequence CGACCGCTTTCGCAAGGAACCCCCCGGACCGCAGATCGACATCCCCAAACCGCCGGAACCGACGGCCGGGATGATCGCACGCGGCAAGGAATTGTTCGACGAACACAAGTGCGACGACTGCCACGGCATGTCTCTCAAGGGTGACGGCAAGCTGGCGGGTTCGCTGAAAGACGCATGGAAGCACGCCGTGTTTGTGCACGACATCTCCAATCCCAATTACCTGAAGTCGGGACGCCGACCGGAGGACCTGTTCCGAACCCTGTCCACCGGTCTGGATGGCACGCCGATGAACTCCTACGCGCACCTGCCGGAGGAAGACCGCTGGGCGCTGGTGCATTTCATCCGCTCGAAATTCACCAAGGAGTTTGAGAAGGGCGAGTTCGAAACCGATGTGTATTCGTTCTATGTGCCATACGAGCTGGACACCGATCCGGAAAGCCCGGTCTGGGAACAGGCTAAAACCACGAACATTGTCCTGCGGCCCCTGTCCGCGCGGCGTGATGCGGTCGAGGTGATCCGCTTCCAGTCGGTGAACAACGGCAAACAATTGGCCATCCGCCTTCGGTGGAAGGACACCACCAAGGACGGTTTCGTCGAGAACCGGGGCGATGTGTTCCGCGATGGCGGCGCCGTGCAGTTGGCGCTGGGGGATGTGACCCTCCACACGCACGGTCACAACGAACCGTTTTTTGGCATGGGCAACCGTGGCAAACCGGTCAATATCTGGCACTGGAAAGCCGGGCTCGAAGAGACGCTGGAAGCGACGGAGGATTCCGAGTACTCCACCGGTGGCGTGGACATGGATGCTCTCATCTTCGGGGGCACCATGACCAATCCCGTCGTCAAACTGGGAACCACCCAGCAGAACACGGTGGAAGAGCTGAACGGCGAAGGCTTCGGCACCCTCACACCGCAACCCAAGGACCAGCAGAATGTACTGGGTTACGGCGTCTGGGAGGATGGCGAATGGAGCGTGGTGTTCCTGCGCGACATGGAAACCGCCGGGAAGTGGGATGCCAACCTCAATAAAGAAGAGCCGATCCTCGTCGCCTTTGCGGTTTGGGACGGCAAAAAGGAAGACCGCAACGGGCGCAAGGTGGTCAGCGTGTGGCAGAGGTTGAACGTCCTCAAGGAAAACGCCACCCAGCAGGGGGGTTGA
- a CDS encoding NifU family protein: MAQTKKFNVIATEPTPNSSAFKFVVDSVIIKDGSRAFNNAEEAESDPFAKEIFDFGIVDFLYIKDRFVSITLLSPDEWEDMFDPFIQTIEEHLVPYEDGGNGEAEKSILDDVDLEKFMDYDDETKREIIDAFMDEGVRPALAQDGGGILVKDVEGDVVFIQYQGACGSCSKSQSSTLSAMQNILQRSVHPDLRVVVRGFDDL, from the coding sequence ATGGCACAAACCAAGAAATTCAATGTCATCGCCACCGAACCGACGCCGAATTCCTCGGCGTTCAAATTCGTGGTGGACAGCGTGATCATCAAGGACGGCTCCCGCGCCTTCAACAACGCGGAGGAAGCGGAGTCCGATCCCTTCGCCAAGGAAATATTCGATTTCGGCATCGTGGATTTTTTATACATTAAGGACCGTTTCGTCTCCATCACCCTCCTCAGCCCGGATGAGTGGGAGGATATGTTCGATCCCTTCATCCAGACCATCGAGGAGCACCTGGTGCCTTACGAGGACGGGGGAAATGGCGAGGCGGAGAAATCCATCCTCGACGACGTGGATCTGGAGAAGTTCATGGACTACGACGACGAAACGAAACGCGAGATCATCGACGCGTTCATGGACGAAGGCGTGCGCCCGGCGCTGGCGCAGGACGGCGGCGGCATCCTGGTGAAAGACGTCGAGGGCGACGTGGTCTTCATCCAGTACCAGGGCGCGTGCGGAAGCTGTTCCAAGTCCCAGTCGAGCACGCTGTCGGCGATGCAGAACATCCTGCAACGGAGCGTCCACCCGGACCTGCGCGTGGTCGTCCGCGGTTTCGACGACCTCTGA
- a CDS encoding MBL fold metallo-hydrolase: protein MKVTILGSGTAVPDLKRNSAGVLLENDGKRYLVDCGYGTVHQLLRLGITYHDIDGIFFTHHHPDHMCDLVYLLFGSQYPGDPRTKDLPIVAAPGFRAYFDNLMSAFNNWLVPKTYQVNILEQDEETRVYDGLRVTTARVQHIEMSRGYRFENTEGKNVAISGDTEYHPNLAVLGKDADLMIIECSTPDEMKVEKHSTPSICGRMAREARCRTLCLTHFYPPCDDATVLGQCRKEFDGEIVLARDLTAFNL from the coding sequence ATGAAGGTCACCATCCTCGGTTCCGGCACCGCCGTTCCCGATCTGAAGCGAAACTCGGCAGGCGTCCTGCTGGAAAATGACGGCAAGCGGTACCTCGTCGATTGCGGTTACGGCACGGTGCATCAGCTGCTTCGCCTCGGCATCACTTACCACGACATCGACGGCATTTTCTTCACCCACCATCACCCCGACCACATGTGCGACTTGGTCTACCTGCTGTTTGGCAGTCAGTACCCCGGCGACCCGCGGACGAAAGACCTGCCCATCGTCGCCGCACCGGGATTCCGTGCCTACTTCGACAATTTGATGAGCGCGTTCAACAACTGGCTGGTGCCGAAGACCTACCAGGTGAACATTCTCGAACAGGATGAGGAAACCCGGGTTTACGATGGTTTGCGCGTCACCACCGCGCGGGTTCAGCACATCGAGATGAGCCGGGGCTACCGCTTTGAAAATACCGAGGGGAAGAACGTGGCCATCTCCGGCGACACCGAATACCATCCCAACCTCGCGGTGCTGGGAAAGGACGCGGACCTGATGATCATCGAATGCTCGACGCCGGATGAGATGAAAGTGGAAAAGCATTCAACGCCCTCCATTTGCGGACGCATGGCGCGGGAAGCCAGATGCCGAACCCTGTGCCTCACCCACTTCTACCCCCCCTGCGACGATGCCACTGTTCTGGGACAATGTCGGAAGGAATTCGACGGCGAAATCGTATTGGCCCGGGACCTCACCGCTTTCAACCTGTAA
- the nuoB gene encoding NADH-quinone oxidoreductase subunit NuoB: MANLSQSELEFSLGNNVIVTQMTQAVNWARKYSFFIYPFITACCGMEFMSVAGPRYDLDRFGAAFPRFSPRQADLLMVVGTISHKQAPILVKVYNQMAEPKWVVAYGVCTVSGGFYDNYATVMGIDTLIPVDVYIPGCPPRPEMVIDALIKLQDKVQQETLSDHVKGPALVTPSERL, translated from the coding sequence ATGGCTAATTTAAGTCAGTCTGAACTTGAGTTCAGCCTCGGCAATAACGTCATCGTGACCCAGATGACCCAGGCCGTGAACTGGGCACGCAAATACTCTTTCTTCATATATCCTTTCATTACAGCGTGTTGTGGCATGGAGTTCATGTCCGTGGCCGGTCCCCGTTACGATTTGGACCGCTTCGGCGCCGCTTTCCCGCGCTTTTCGCCGCGTCAGGCGGACCTGTTGATGGTGGTCGGCACCATCAGCCACAAGCAGGCGCCCATTCTGGTCAAGGTGTACAACCAGATGGCGGAGCCGAAATGGGTGGTCGCCTACGGCGTGTGCACGGTATCCGGCGGGTTCTACGACAACTACGCCACGGTGATGGGCATCGACACCCTCATCCCGGTGGATGTGTACATTCCCGGATGTCCGCCGCGGCCGGAGATGGTGATCGACGCGCTGATCAAACTGCAGGACAAGGTTCAGCAGGAGACCCTGTCGGACCACGTGAAGGGTCCGGCTCTGGTCACGCCGAGCGAACGCCTTTAA